The following proteins are encoded in a genomic region of Alnus glutinosa chromosome 8, dhAlnGlut1.1, whole genome shotgun sequence:
- the LOC133875514 gene encoding epidermis-specific secreted glycoprotein EP1-like, giving the protein MTKLSSSPSATMPFLSVFLFLLFSFVAQASVPRNATFKYVNEGEFGPYIVEYDGNYRVLPISSSPFQLSFYNTTPNAFTLALRMATTRSESLFRWVWEANRGNPVRENATLVFGADGNLVLANADGRVAWQTNTANKGVVGLKLLSNGNLVLHDSKGNFVWQSFDYPTDTLLVGQSLRKGGATKLVSRASERDNVGGSYSLVMESKRLALYYKRVLYFSSSDWFFVPESNYLEYVKIYASPDTDEGYAYDIGLAYQVANSSSSGNRILARPKYNSTLSFLRLGIDGNLRFYTYYDKVDWRAWEVTYTLFDRDSDESECQLPERCGELGICEDNQCVACPLPNGLVGWSKNCKAKKLTSCGANDFGYYKIKGVDHFMSKFTNGNSVSENACGKKCSVDCKCLGYFYHGESSKCWIAYDLNTLTKVSNSTHVGYIKVPNH; this is encoded by the coding sequence ATGACAAAACTGTCTTCTTCTCCTTCGGCAACAATGCCATTTCTTTCagtctttcttttcttgctcTTTTCCTTCGTTGCCCAAGCCTCTGTTCCTCGCAATGCAACTTTCAAGTATGTCAATGAAGGAGAATTCGGGCCGTATATTGTTGAGTACGATGGAAACTATCGTGTTCTTCCCATTTCCAGTTCCCCATTCCAACTCAGTTTCTACAACACCACCCCAAACGCCTTCACGCTTGCTTTGCGCATGGCTACCACACGTTCAGAGTCACTCTTCCGTTGGGTTTGGGAAGCCAACAGAGGCAACCCAGTACGCGAAAACGCCACCCTCGTGTTCGGCGCCGACGGGAACCTGGTCTTGGCCAATGCCGACGGCCGAGTCGCTTGGCAAACGAACACGGCCAATAAAGGTGTGGTCGGGCTTAAATTGTTGTCAAACGGTAACTTGGTCCTTCACGACTCGAAGGGAAATTTCGTTTGGCAGAGTTTTGACTATCCAACGGACACCCTTTTGGTTGGGCAATCTCTACGGAAAGGGGGCGCAACCAAGCTCGTGAGCAGGGCTTCCGAAAGGGATAACGTAGGTGGGTCTTACAGCTTGGTGATGGAGAGTAAACGGCTGGCTTTGTACTATAAAAGGGTTCTCTACTTCTCATCTTCTGATTGGTTTTTTGTCCCAGAGAGTAATTACTTAGAATATGTGAAGATATATGCTTCCCCAGACACTGACGAGGGCTATGCTTATGACATAGGCTTAGCCTACCAAGTGGCCAACTCCTCATCCTCTGGCAACAGGATTTTGGCAAGGCCAAAATACAACAGCACATTATCTTTCCTTCGTCTTGGCATTGATGGAAATCTTAGGTTCTATACATACTACGACAAGGTGGATTGGCGTGCTTGGGAGGTGACATACACTCTGTTTGACAGAGACTCTGACGAGAGCGAGTGCCAATTGCCCGAGCGTTGCGGGGAATTGGGGATTTGCGAGGACAACCAATGCGTCGCCTGCCCATTGCCAAATGGGTTGGTGGGTTGGAGCAAGAATTGCAAGGCTAAGAAGCTAACTTCTTGTGGGGCGAACGATTTTGGGTACTACAAGATAAAAGGTGTCGATCATTTCATGAGCAAATTCACCAATGGAAATAGCGTCAGCGAAAATGCTTGTGGCAAGAAGTGTTCAGTCGACTGCAAGTGCTTGGGGTACTTTTACCACGGCGAGAGCTCCAAATGTTGGATCGCTTATGATCTCAACACTCTAACAAAAGTCTCGAATTCTACGCATGTGGGCTATATAAAGGTTCCAAATCACTAA